Proteins encoded together in one Columba livia isolate bColLiv1 breed racing homer chromosome 3, bColLiv1.pat.W.v2, whole genome shotgun sequence window:
- the ZNF292 gene encoding zinc finger protein 292 isoform X2, whose protein sequence is MICNLESDGDEKSALILCAAFLSRQLQQGEMYCAWELTLFWSKLQQRVEPSIQVYLERCRQLSVLTKTVYHIFFLIKVINSEIDGAGLATCIELCVKALRLEASENADVKISICKTISCLLPDDLEVKRACQLSEFLLEPTVDAYYAVEILYNQPDQKYDEENLPIPNSLRCELLLVLKTQWPFDPEFWDWKTLKRQCLALMGEEASIVSSIDELNDSEVYEKVEDCQEETKETSVNGLAGTFDEATSLLKGIRDEKQKKREIKKLRERGFISARFRNWQAYMQYCVLCDKEFLGHRIVRHAQKHYKDGIYSCPICAQNFNSKENFVPHVTLHVKKSSKERLAAMKPLRRLGRPPKIATTNENQKTNSVAKQEQRPIKKNSLYSTDFIVFNDNDGSDDENDDKDKPYIPEIVPVQKPLPVNEFTCPVTFCKKGFKYFKNLIAHVKGHKDNEEAKRFLEMQSKKVICQYCRRHFVSVTHLNDHLQMHCGSKPYICIQMKCKAGFNSYAELLTHRKEHQVFRAKCMFPKCGRVFSEAYLLYDHEAQHYNTYTCKFTGCGKVYRSQNELEKHVEDHSKQPENVQQPENQPDQPDLSQPSKANENTNGVAVKEELTPPPADKEGSFTEGENVIWSQIKAEPVGNESVSVLQQSDSLPNAGSEQCPVGSVKTEVAIPASNIKMSAVNQKIRENFVKRGKLAATASKVDTTNPGAQQLCSSVVSCLPVFEERKEEDCLSPTQNIQNISVTSDTLKPEALESKSLERQVTIVSPFSMQNQAGYRNSVPISKLEIEDSVKAAANLYNLPLKTLESITFIPSQPNINSSLVPAVSPAAPIQKFSCQVEGCTRTYNSSQSIGKHMKAAHPDQYAAFKMQRKNKKPRKSSNLQNVPTDGKIVYLLPSQVGNPSGAAFTAQNKPNLNPTCSSQVQRVSSTLFPTHLENLGNPMLPVVESVINPSLSTRIKSEPESVLCSQMENLSGATLPSQLDDLAKRVMPLNVDGSSDPFLPLPAENGPMSLFPSSAENPPNSVFSQVENNTNNFSSQLEGNTSSAFPKEETVDQIFPSQLSNDNNFNGTSSQHLASEKVKKDGGQGLNGKERKPKHNKRAKWPAIIRDGKFICSRCFRVFTNPRSLGGHLSKRSYCKPLEGSEISPEALQANGQSLLASMILSSNSLNLQQHQESAFNPETCFKDPSFLQLLAAENRSTALLQTMFPRASVTNFNTSGNEEGNQIIKQALETAGIPSTFDNTEVLPHVVTTSCVTGTTQINAAVLSNSTAPPLLQAVCNPSTLLTDQNRTLNAKIPPINECKSLPGFATENLMLKTIENGLCSSSFSNTVAAAQNFAGSSSRISVISSPKNSGSSNLNKKGTSASKRKRKATTPLPAPSASQKVVVSNATTMGLLTKSTDGNVQIQGEGFQSNLLTNCGSQVVVENLTQKLSNVDNQLFVASVKQNFKTNLEACTTLPPLTVKTENGDSQMMAVNSCIQANSEEHISEDNVIQNFEKTLEIIKTAMNTQILEVKTEVQDTIAASGQDSQVNNAQASSGNSAHCVKLPTPTQFAVHTGSVAAAKNNSAQSETSQKDDTQMLEILERLQNLKLENDSPIPISETVSQCPPADSLAPAVPVVSTENKPLIQLSSEASNIQFSDKVNKPFVCQDPGCNYSAMTKDALFKHYGKVHQYTAEMILEIKKHQLKYAPFKCVVATCPKTFTRNSNLRAHCQLVHHFTTEEMVKLKIKRPYGRRSQNETVNTAPRPVEIKTLQTLIIENKTAAPLIKEAPIKEVVEPVKVLENLLPENNISERLEKAPQVVCVPPEHHSAASFGTTQAQPKVRKVRRYKKEIEERKRKKPVTKSLEQFPTSYSPYRPYRCVHQGCFAAFTIQQNLILHYQAVHKSDLPAFSAEVEEENEPGKEERDEGETKPAAREFRCEVSDCSRIFQEVTSLIQHYMKLHDMTPEQIGNMKPAPEAGRFSCDQSQCKSSFTAYLNYIVHLEADHGIKIRPNKVEDDGLFKCDCEGCDRIYATRSNLLRHIFNKHNDKHKDHLIRPRRLTPGQENISSKANQEKPLKSKQRGLKSRSGKEGNRLTVKTKQKKNVNLENKNSKAIQVQENKDYSLKRGKHVYSIKARNDALSECTSRFITQYPCMIKGCSSVVTSESNIIRHYKCHKLSKAFTSQHRNLLIVSKKHSVPQVNETSCEQEETDKKSDVKEPEPSLIVSNNDSSTSTLPQKETEKGEKDEVDELTELFITKLINEDCSSAENQAKIPSTVNTDLQETNSCPSEKQKSNNLKRANKEKNVSQNKRRRTEKPEEVLPVDMSSVHKEEETAVAIQTAEEQPAAFDWSSFKPMGFEVSFLKFLEESAVKQKKNTERDYHSSGTKRGSHSNSRKSNEKTSIASNNVTWSCSETETLVPFANPSQLPCGDNVKIVLDKTFKDCAERVLKQLQEMKPVVSLTKFEGRWEDNPEVTAAKVIVIGTEQGESKY, encoded by the exons ATGATCTGTAACCTAGAATCTGATGGAGATGAAAAAAGTGCTCTGATTTTATGTGCAGCATTTTTATCTCGCCAGCTCCAGCAAGGAGAGATGTACTGTGCCTG GGAACTGACTCTTTTCTGGAGTAAACTGCAGCAAAGGGTAGAGCCGTCTATTCAAGTGTATCTAGAGAGATGTCGTCAACTTTCTGTGTTAACTAAGACTGTTTACcacattttcttcctgattAAAGTAATTAATTCAGAG ATTGATGGTGCTGGGCTTGCAACCTgcattgaactgtgtgtgaaAGCATTGCGCTTGGAAGCCAGTGAAAATGCAGATGTCAAGATATCTATTTGCAAGACCATCTCCTGCTTGCTTCCAGACGATTTGGAGGTTAAACGTGCTTGTCAGCTGAGTGAATTTCTTCTTGAACCCACTGTGGATGCATATTATGCTGTTGAAATCCTTTACAATCAGCCTGACCAGAAGTATGATGAAGAGAATCTTCCAATACCAAATTCTTTGCGCTGTGAGCTTTTACTTGTACTGAAAACTCAGTGGCCTTTTGATCCAGAATTCTGGGACTGGAAAACTCTCAAGCGTCAGTGTCTGGCATTGATGGGAGAGGAGGCATCCATCGTGTCATCAATAGATGAACTAAACGATAGTGAAGTTTATGAAAAGGTTGAGGATTGCCAGGAAGAGACTAAAGAAACTTCTGTGAATGGGCTTGCTGGCACGTTTGATGAAGCTACAAGCCTTCTTAAGGGTATCAGagatgaaaagcagaagaaaagagaaattaaaaaactcAGAGAGAGGGGGTTCATATCAGCTAGATTTAGGAACTGGCAAGCTTATATGCAATATTGTGTGTTATGTGACAAAGAGTTCCTAGGTCATAGAATAGTTAGGCATGCACAAAAACATTATAAGGATGGAATTTACAGTTGCCCTATTTGTGCACAGAATTTTAATTCTAAAGAAAACTTTGTTCCCCATGTAACTTTGCATGTTAAAAAATCGAGCAAAGAGAGATTGGCTGCTATGAAACCGCTGAGAAGACTGGGAAGACCTCCTAAAATAGCAACTACCAACGAAAATCAAAAAACTAATTCTGTAGCCAAACAGGAGCAGCGACCCATTAAGAAGAACAGTCTCTATTCAACAGACTTCATTGTGTTTAATGATAATGATGGTTCAGATGATGAAAATGATGACAAAGATAAACCTTATATACCAGAGATAGTGCCAGTTCAAAAGCCACTACCTGTTAATGAATTCACCTGCCCTGTAACATTTTGTAAAAAaggctttaaatattttaaaaacctaatAGCACATGTAAAGGGGCATAAAGATAACGAAGAAGCTAAACGTTTTCttgaaatgcaaagcaaaaaagtgATTTGCCAGTACTGTAGACGACATTTCGTAAGTGTTACTCACCTGAATGATCATTTACAAATGCACTGTGGCAGCAAGCCTTATATCTGCATACAGATGAAATGTAAGGCTGGTTTTAACAGTTACGCTGAGCTGCTGACACACAGGAAAGAGCATCAAGTCTTCAGAGCAAAGTGCATGTTTCCTAAATGTGGCAGAGTGTTTTCTGAAGCGTATTTACTCTATGATCACGAAGCACAACACTATAATACCTATACCTGCAAATTCACAGGCTGTGGAAAGGTATACCGTTCTCAGAACGAACTGGAAAAGCATGTTGAGGATCACAGCAAGCAGCCTGAAAATGTGCAACAGCCTGAAAACCAGCCTGATCAGCCTGATCTCAGTCAGCCTTCTAAAGCTAATGAAAATACCAATGGAGTTGCTGTTAAAGAGGAATTGACACCTCCACCAGCTGACAAGGAAGGTAGTTTTACTGAAGGAGAAAATGTCATTTGGAGTCAAATCAAAGCAGAACCAGTAGGGAATGAAAGTGTAAGTGTACTGCAGCAAAGTGATTCCTTGCCTAATGCTGGCTCAGAGCAGTGTCCTGTGGGTTCAGTGAAGACAGAAGTGGCAATTCCAGCAAGCAACATTAAGATGTCTGCTGTTAACCAGAAGATCCGAGAGAACTTTGTAAAAAGAGGTAAATTGGCTGCTACTGCCAGTAAAGTAGATACCACTAATCCTGGAGCCCAGCAGTTGTGCTCATCAGTGGTCTCCTGTCTTCCAGTTtttgaagagagaaaggaagaagactgTCTCAGTCCAACTcagaatattcaaaatatttctgtgaccTCAGATACACTAAAACCAGAAGCCCTTGAATCAAAAAGCTTAGAAAGACAAGTGACCATTGTAAGTCCATTCAGTATGCAGAACCAGGCAGGGTATCGAAACAGTGTACCGATTTCCAAACTTGAAATTGAAGACAGTGTTAAGGCTGCGGCTAATCTATATAACCTGCCTTTGAAAACTTTAGAAAGTATTACATTTATTCCGTCACAGCCTAACATAAATAGCTCTTTAGTTCCAgctgtgtcaccagcagccCCGATTCAGAAATTCAGTTGCCAGGTTGAGGGCTGTACTCGAACGTACAACTCATCCCAGAGCATTGGCAAACATATGAAGGCAGCACACCCTGACCaatatgctgcttttaaaatgcaacGTAAAAATAAGAAACCACGAAAAtccagcaatctgcagaatGTGCCGACCGATGGGAAAATTGTGTATCTTTTGCCATCGCAAGTGGGCAATCCCAGTGGTGCTGCTTTTACTGCACAGAACAAACCTAATTTGAATCCCACCTGTTCCAGTCAAGTGCAACGTGTCTCAAGTACACTTTTCCCAACTCATCTAGAAAATTTGGGCAATCCTATGTTGCCTGTAGTGGAAAGTGTCATAAATCCTAGTTTGTCTACTCGTATTAAAAGTGAGCCTGAGAGTGTTTTATGTTCACAAATGGAAAATCTATCTGGTGCAACCTTACCTTCCCAGTTGGATGATCTGGCAAAAAGAGTTATGCCTCTGAATGTTGATGGTAGTTCggatccttttcttcctttgcctgCAGAAAACGGTCCAATGTCTCTCTTTCCTTCATCAGCAGAGAATCCTCCAAATTCAGTCTTCTCACAAgtggaaaataatacaaataacttTTCGTCACAACTAGAAGGAAACACTAGTTCTGCCTTCCCGAAGGAGGAAACTGTTGATCAAATATTTCCCTCACAATTGAGCAATGATAATAACTTCAATGGAACTAGTTCTCAACATCTAGCttcagaaaaggtgaaaaaggaTGGTGGCCAGGGcctaaatgggaaagaaagaaagccaaaacatAACAAGCGAGCAAAGTGGCCAGCAATAATTAGGGATGGCAAATTCATCTGTAGTAGGTGTTTCAGGGTTTTCACTAATCCTAGATCACTTGGTGGTCACTTATCTAAGAGGTCTTACTGCAAACCTCTTGAAGGATCAGAAATTTCTCCAGAAGCTCTGCAGGCTAATGGACAGTCTTTGCTTGCCAGCATGATTCTTTCCTCAAATTCACTAAACTTGCAGCAACACCAGGAGTCTGCCTTCAATCCAGAGACGTGTTTTAAAGATCCATCGTTCCTCCAGTTACTTGCAGCTGAAAATCGTTCCACAGCCTTACTGCAGACTATGTTTCCACGGGCCAGCGTGACTAACTTTAATACCAGTGGGAATGAGGAAGGAAATCAGATTATAAAACAAGCCTTGGAAACTGCAGGCATCCCGAGTACCTTTGATAACACAGAAGTACTTCCACATGTAGTTACAACAAGTTGTGTCACTGGTACGACTCAGATAAATGCAGCTGTTCTCTCCAACTCCACTGCGCCCCCTCTGCTGCAGGCGGTCTGTAACCCCAGTACCTTGCTAACAGACCAAAACAGGACCCTCAATGCCAAAATTCCTCCGATAAACGAATGCAAGAGTTTGCCTGGTTTTGCAACAGAGAACTTAATGCTAAAGACTATTGAAAATGGCTTATGTTCTAGCTCATTTTCTAATACCGTTGCAGCAGCACAAAACTTTGCAGGCAGCAGTTCACGCATTTCAGTTATAAGTAGTCCCAAGAATTCAGGATCAAGCAACTTGAATAAGAAGGGAACCAGTGCTTCAAAGAGGAAGCGAAAAGCAACTACACCCTTGCCTGCACCCAGTGCATCACAGAAAGTAGTAGTAAGTAATGCAACAACAATGGGACTTCTAACCAAAAGCACTGATGGAAATGTGCAGATACAGGGAGAAGGTTTTCAATCCAACTTGCTGACAAATTGTGGCTCTCAAGTGGTGGTGGAAAATCTCACGCAGAAACTCAGTAATGTTGACAATCAGTTATTCGTGGCCAGTGTCAAACAGAACTTCAAAACGAATCTTGAGGCTTGTACAACGTTACCCCCTTTAACAGTAAAAACTGAGAATGGGGATTCCCAAATGATGGCTGTAAATTCTTGTATACAAGCAAATTCGGAGGAGCATATTTCAGAAGACAATGTTATACAGAATTTTGAAAAAACTctggaaataattaaaactgCTATGAACACTCAGATACTTGAGGTGAAAACTGAAGTTCAGGATACCATTGCTGCTTCTGGACAGGACTCGCAAGTAAATAATGCACAGGCTTCTTCAGGAAATTCTGCACATTGTGTAAAACTACCCACTCCTACACAATTTGCTGTGCACACAGGGAGTGTCGCTGCAGCAAAGAATAACTCTGCTCAGTCTGAGACATCTCAAAAGGATGATACTCAAATGCTGGAAATCTTGGAACGCTTGCAAAATCTGAAACTAGAAAACGATTCCCCCATTCCGATCTCTGAGACCGTTTCCCAGTGTCCTCCAGCAGATTCGCTAGCACCAGCAGTTCCTGTTGTATCAACTGAGAATAAACCCCTCATCCAGTTATCTTCAGAGGCAAGTAACATTCAGTTCAGTGATAAAGTTAATAAGCCTTTTGTATGTCAGGATCCAGGCTGCAATTATAGTGCTATGACAAAAGACGCGTTATTTAAACACTATGGCAAGGTTCATCAGTACACGGCAGAAATGATACTAGAAATCAAGAAACATCAACTGAAGTACGCCCCGTTCAAATGTGTTGTAGCTACCTGTCCAAAAACATTCACAAGAAACTCTAATCTCCGAGCACACTGTCAGCTTGTACATCATTTTACAACAGAGGAGATggtgaaattaaaaattaaaaggcctTATGGCAGAAGATCTCAAAATGAAACTGTGAACACAGCTCCACGACCTGTTGAAATAAAAACTTTGCAGACACtaataattgaaaacaaaactgcagctcCATTGATCAAAGAAGCTCCGATAAAAGAAGTTGTGGAGCCTGTAAAAGTCTTGGAAAACCTTCTaccagaaaataatatttctgaaagACTGGAAAAAGCACCCCAAGTGGTTTGTGTTCCACCGGAGCACCATAGTGCCGCCTCTTTTGGTACTACACAGGCACAACCCAAAGTACGCAAGGTTAGGAGGTACAAGAAGGAAATAGAGGAGAGAAAACGTAAGAAGCCCGTCACAAAATCTCTAGAGCAGTTCCCCACAAGTTACAGCCCTTATAGACCGTACCGGTGCGTCCATCAGGGCTGCTTCGCCGCTTTTACGATACAACAAAACCTAATCCTTCATTACCAAGCTGTGCACAAATCAGACCTCCCTGCCTTCTCTGCTGAAGTGGAGGAGGAGAATGAGCCGGGCAAAGAGGAGCGCGATGAGGGGGAAACCAAACCCGCTGCCAGAGAGTTCAGGTGTGAGGTGAGTGACTGCTCTCGCATCTTCCAGGAAGTTACCAGTTTGATACAACATTATATGAAGCTTCATGACATGACTCCAGAGCAAATTGGAAACATGAAACCCGCTCCAGAGGCAGGAAGGTTTTCTTGTGATCAGTCTCAATGCAAGTCTTCGTTTACAGCATATCTTAACTACATTGTACATCTTGAGGCAGATCACGGTATTAAGATAAGGCCAAACAAAGTAGAAGATGATGGTTTATTCAAGTGTGACTGTGAAGGCTGTGACCGTATTTATGCTACGAGGTCTAACCTCTTGAGGCATATTTTTAACAAACATAATGACAAGCATAAAGATCATCTAATAAGACCCAGGAGACTGACACCAGGtcaggaaaacatttcaagCAAAGCAAATCAGGAGAAACCGCTGAAGTCCAAACAGAGAGGACTAAAAAGCAGATCAGGAAAAGAAGGCAACAGACtaacagtgaaaacaaaacaaaagaaaaatgtgaacttggaaaacaaaaattcaaaagCAATTCAAGTTCAAGAAAATAAGGATTATTCACTGAAACGTGGCAAGCATGTTTATTCAATAAAGGCCAGAAATGATGCTTTATCGGAATGTACAAGCAGGTTTATAACTCAGTATCCATGTATGATAAAGGGATGTTCGTCCGTAGTTACAAGTGAAAGTAACATAATAAGACATTATAAATGTCATAAGTTGTCCAAAGCATTTACTTCCCAACACAGAAATCTTCTTATTGTATCTAAAAAGCACTCTGTCCCACAAGTAAATGAAACCTCTTGTGAGCAAGAGGAGACTGATAAAAAAAGTGATGTGAAAGAGCCTGAACCGAGCTTGATAGTGAGCAATAATGATTCAAGCACATCTACGTTACcacaaaaggaaactgaaaaaggTGAGAAGGATGAAGTGGATGAACTGACAGAACTATTCATTACCAAACTGATTAACGAGGATTGTTCAAGTGctgaaaatcaagcaaaaaTCCCTTCCACTGTAAATACTGACTTGCAGGAGACTAACTCCTGCCCCTCggaaaagcagaaatcaaacaacttaaaaagagcaaacaaagaaaaaaatgtatctcaGAATAAGAGGAGGAGAACTGAAAAACCTGAGGAAGTGCTGCCTGTTGACATGAGTAGTGTGCACAAGGAGGAAGAGACTGCTGTCGCCATTCAGACGGCTGAAGAGCAACCTGCAGCTTTCGACTGGAGCTCGTTTAAGCCGATGGGTTTTGAAGTGTCGTTCCTCAAGTTCCTTGAAGAGTCTGCtgtaaagcagaagaaaaacactgaacgAGACTACCATAGCAGCGGAACCAAAAGAGGATCCCATTCGAACTCCCGAAAATCCAACGAGAAGACCTCCATAGCAAGTAATAATGTCACTTGGTCGTGTTCCGAAACTGAAACCCTTGTGCCGTTTGCCAACCCATCACAGCTTCCATGTGGTGATAACGTAAAGATAGTTTTAGACAAGACTTTTAAAGACTGTGCTGAGCGTGTGTTGAAGCAACTTCAGGAAATGAAACCTGTTGTCAGTTTGACAAAGTTCGAAGGACGCTGGGAGGATAATCCAGAGGTTACAGCTGCAAAAGTAATTGTTATTGGTACTGAGCAAGGCGagtcaaaatactga